One Pseudomonas sp. HOU2 genomic window carries:
- a CDS encoding transporter substrate-binding domain-containing protein, producing the protein MKRIAACLLSLLALAANAADLQLLTDNHPPLHFQQGDQLVGYGVDVVRALAEQTGDRIVLQQVPLLRALRTASETPNTGVFTVLRTDERDDRYQWVGPLIEVETALYGHAYSQPPVRSLQEADQAGRISVPRKWLVYSYLQRQNLKNLDGVETPEQMMRLFSLGRTDFVVSDTLSTAALARTQGMEPGRLQYQMSLMKQDTYIAFSLQTDPGQVKRWQQALETLRADGRLEQIRQRWLMNALPR; encoded by the coding sequence ATGAAACGGATTGCCGCGTGTCTGCTGTCACTCCTGGCCCTGGCGGCCAATGCGGCGGACCTGCAACTGCTCACCGACAATCACCCGCCCCTGCATTTTCAACAAGGCGATCAACTGGTGGGTTATGGCGTGGATGTGGTGCGCGCGCTGGCCGAACAGACCGGTGACCGGATCGTGCTGCAACAAGTACCGTTGCTGCGTGCCCTGCGCACCGCCAGCGAGACCCCGAATACGGGCGTTTTCACGGTTTTGCGCACCGACGAGCGCGATGATCGTTACCAATGGGTCGGGCCGCTGATCGAAGTCGAAACCGCCCTCTACGGCCACGCCTACAGCCAGCCACCGGTACGTTCGCTGCAAGAGGCGGATCAGGCCGGGCGCATCAGCGTGCCGCGCAAATGGCTGGTCTACAGCTACCTGCAACGGCAAAACCTGAAAAATCTCGACGGTGTCGAAACCCCTGAGCAGATGATGCGCCTGTTCAGTCTGGGCCGAACCGACTTCGTGGTCTCCGACACCCTGTCCACCGCCGCCCTGGCCCGTACCCAGGGCATGGAACCGGGACGCTTGCAGTATCAGATGTCGCTGATGAAACAGGACACCTACATTGCTTTTTCGCTACAGACCGATCCGGGTCAGGTCAAACGCTGGCAACAGGCGCTGGAAACCTTGCGCGCCGACGGGCGCCTGGAGCAGATTCGCCAGCGCTGGCTGATGAATGCGCTGCCGAGATAA
- a CDS encoding FAD/NAD(P)-binding protein — translation MNQNADILIIGGGLSGTMLAVQLLRLPGQRRIQIIEPRAELGRGEAYSAVELGHTLNGNAARMSVDPDNPDDLTQWLTAHIAAGGWPESAEQNVPVSELFPPRGLFGVYVQQRLAEARIVGAQRGSSVEHICAEVVDLQSEADSVQLSLSNGQTLRGAYAVLATGMFPAARTPQKESSGLNAAALDPWDVAAMRQLDPQSTVLIIGSGLTMVDAVVSLEQAGHRGPIEVFSRHGLLPHVRRQPPAWVDFLAEDQSIRTPRQLLRELRRHCREAIAQGIDWQAPLDTVRAHIGRLWSQATDLQRRQFVRHVRPWWESHHHRSPPLSAALVERLHNQGRLRIQAASFKGLEPASGEGASIRIRRRGEAQTCVVQGAALINSSGIEYDWRRVARPLPQQLLARGLVRPGPLALGIAAAVDGAVLDADGQAGSRLFAMGPPLRGMWWESTAVTDVALQAKMLAARLVD, via the coding sequence ATGAATCAGAACGCAGACATCCTGATCATCGGCGGTGGCCTCAGTGGCACGATGCTGGCCGTGCAATTGCTGCGACTGCCCGGCCAGCGCCGGATCCAGATCATCGAACCGCGCGCCGAGCTCGGTCGCGGTGAAGCCTACAGCGCCGTCGAGCTTGGCCACACGCTCAACGGCAATGCGGCGCGCATGAGTGTCGACCCGGACAACCCCGATGACCTGACTCAATGGCTGACCGCGCACATTGCCGCCGGTGGCTGGCCGGAATCTGCCGAGCAGAATGTGCCGGTCAGCGAACTGTTCCCGCCACGCGGGCTGTTCGGCGTGTATGTGCAGCAGCGTCTGGCCGAGGCGCGAATCGTCGGTGCGCAGCGGGGGTCGAGCGTCGAGCATATCTGCGCCGAAGTCGTCGATCTGCAAAGCGAGGCCGATTCGGTGCAACTGAGTTTGAGTAATGGGCAGACTCTGCGCGGTGCCTACGCCGTGCTCGCCACGGGCATGTTCCCCGCCGCCCGCACGCCGCAGAAAGAGTCCAGCGGCCTGAACGCCGCAGCGCTTGATCCGTGGGATGTCGCCGCCATGCGTCAGCTCGATCCGCAATCGACCGTGCTGATCATCGGCTCCGGCCTGACCATGGTTGATGCGGTGGTTTCGCTGGAGCAGGCCGGGCATCGCGGGCCGATCGAAGTGTTTTCCCGTCACGGACTGTTGCCCCATGTGCGTCGGCAACCGCCGGCGTGGGTGGATTTTCTTGCCGAAGATCAGAGCATCCGCACACCGCGACAATTGTTGCGCGAACTGCGCAGGCATTGCCGCGAGGCGATCGCTCAGGGCATCGATTGGCAAGCGCCGCTGGACACGGTGCGGGCGCATATCGGACGGCTGTGGAGCCAGGCGACTGACCTGCAGCGTCGACAATTCGTACGCCATGTGCGGCCGTGGTGGGAGAGTCATCATCATCGGTCACCGCCGTTGAGTGCGGCGTTGGTTGAGCGCTTGCATAACCAGGGACGCTTGCGAATTCAGGCGGCGTCGTTCAAGGGGCTTGAGCCTGCATCGGGCGAGGGTGCGAGTATTCGCATTCGGCGTCGTGGCGAGGCGCAAACCTGTGTGGTGCAGGGTGCAGCGCTGATCAACTCCAGTGGCATCGAGTACGACTGGCGCCGCGTCGCGCGACCGCTGCCGCAGCAGTTGCTGGCGCGCGGGCTGGTGCGTCCGGGACCGTTGGCGCTGGGGATTGCGGCGGCGGTGGACGGTGCGGTGCTGGACGCTGACGGGCAGGCCGGCAGCCGATTGTTCGCGATGGGGCCACCGCTGCGCGGGATGTGGTGGGAGAGCACGGCGGTGACCGATGTGGCGTTGCAGGCGAAGATGTTGGCGGCGCGGCTGGTTGATTGA
- a CDS encoding DUF3087 domain-containing protein: MFEIQPMDPATFRQQTRRSTLIIAVLFLVLAMALSTAAVALFGEPGGDNLRFNVGGVFVAFLLTAALMRAQFWQQPWMAPAVYSWRLKRSLMSVTNVMHQVTAAVEQNDPTAMKVLRFYHLGLTQMHELDGNSSDHAQLHREVEAHKARMQALGLEIDQKRLDPAWLQALKPTAR; this comes from the coding sequence ATGTTCGAGATCCAGCCGATGGACCCAGCAACGTTTCGCCAGCAGACCCGGCGCAGCACGCTCATCATCGCGGTGCTGTTCCTGGTGCTGGCGATGGCGCTTTCGACGGCGGCGGTGGCGCTGTTCGGCGAACCCGGCGGGGATAATCTGCGCTTCAACGTCGGCGGGGTGTTCGTCGCGTTTCTGCTGACAGCGGCGCTGATGCGCGCGCAGTTCTGGCAGCAGCCGTGGATGGCCCCGGCGGTCTATAGCTGGCGGCTCAAGCGCAGCCTGATGAGCGTGACCAACGTGATGCATCAGGTAACCGCTGCGGTGGAACAGAACGATCCGACGGCGATGAAGGTGCTGCGTTTCTATCATCTGGGGCTGACCCAGATGCACGAACTGGACGGTAACTCCAGCGATCACGCGCAATTGCACCGGGAAGTCGAAGCGCACAAGGCGCGGATGCAGGCGCTGGGTCTGGAGATCGACCAGAAGCGCCTGGATCCTGCCTGGCTGCAAGCCTTGAAACCCACCGCGCGTTAA
- a CDS encoding Na+/H+ antiporter subunit C, translating into MEEVIAIAIGVLAASGVWLVLRPRTFQVVMGLCLLSYAVNLFIFSMGSLFIGKEPVIKDGVTQDLLHYTDPLPQALVLTAIVISFAMTALFLVVLLASRGLTGTDHVDGREPKE; encoded by the coding sequence ATGGAAGAAGTCATCGCAATCGCCATCGGCGTGCTCGCCGCGTCCGGCGTGTGGCTGGTATTGCGGCCACGGACATTTCAGGTGGTCATGGGCCTGTGCCTGCTGTCCTACGCGGTCAACCTGTTCATATTCAGCATGGGCAGCCTGTTCATCGGTAAAGAACCGGTGATCAAGGACGGCGTGACACAGGATTTGCTGCACTACACCGATCCGCTGCCGCAGGCCCTGGTGCTGACCGCAATCGTCATCAGCTTCGCCATGACTGCGCTGTTCCTGGTGGTGTTGCTCGCGTCGCGGGGCCTGACCGGCACCGACCACGTCGACGGCCGGGAGCCCAAGGAATGA
- a CDS encoding monovalent cation/H+ antiporter subunit A: protein MSLIVLLLLPFIGSCLAAVLPHNARNSESLLAGLVALIGTVQVALLYPQIAHGGVIREEFMWLPSLGLNFVLRMDGFAWLFSLLVLGIGALVSLYARYYMSPDDPVPRFFAFFLAFMGAMLGLVISGNLIQIVFFWELTSLFSFLLIGYWHHRADARRGAYMALMVTGAGGLCLLAGVMILGHVVGSYDLDKVLAAGDQIRAHALYPILLPLILIGALSKSAQFPFHFWLPHAMAAPTPVSAYLHSATMVKAGVFLLARLWPSLSGSEEWFYIVSGAGACTLLLGAYCAMFQNDLKGLLAYSTISHLGLITLLLGLNSPLAAVAAVFHILNHATFKASLFMAAGIIDHESGTRDIRKLSGLIKLIPFTATLAMVASASMAGVPLLNGFLSKEMFFAETVFINATAWVEAALPIVATIAGTFSVAYSLRFTVDVFFGPTATDLPHTPHEPPRWMRAPVELLVFTCLIVGIFPAQVVGPLLAAAALPVVGGTLPEYSLAIWHGLNAPMIMSLIAMSGGIVVYLLLRNQLKRGRFKYPPLVGRFNGKRLFERSLVLMMRMARRVERRLGTRRLQMQLFLMVLAAVLAGLIPMLHSSLSWGDRPKIPGSIVFVTLWLLAIACALGAAWQAKYHRLAALTMVSVCGLMTCVTFVWFSAPDLALTQLAVEVVTTVLILLGLRWLPRRIEEVSPLPSSLRKARVRRLRDLLLSIAVGAGMALLSYAMLTRQTPNDISSFYLSRAMPEGGGSNVVNVMLVDFRGFDTLGEITVLVAVALTVFALLRRFRPPKESLQLPAQQRLLAPDVVTDLVNPRSASDTALGFMMVPAVLVRLLLPIALVVSFYLFMRGHNQPGGGFVAGLVMSVAFILQYMVAGTQWVEAQMSLRPLRWMGTGLLFATATGLGAMAVGYPFLTTHTWHFALPLLGEIHIASALFFDIGVYAVVVGSTLLILTALAHQSVRGHKTASLPKSVASKGAV from the coding sequence ATGTCCCTGATAGTTCTACTGCTTCTGCCATTCATTGGCAGCTGTCTGGCAGCGGTGCTGCCACACAACGCGCGTAATAGCGAATCCCTGTTGGCAGGTCTGGTCGCTCTGATCGGCACCGTGCAGGTCGCGCTGTTGTACCCGCAAATCGCCCACGGCGGGGTGATCCGCGAAGAATTCATGTGGCTGCCCAGCCTCGGTTTGAACTTCGTCCTGCGCATGGACGGCTTCGCCTGGCTGTTCTCGCTGCTGGTGCTGGGCATCGGCGCGCTGGTCTCTTTGTATGCGCGTTATTACATGTCGCCGGACGATCCGGTGCCGCGCTTCTTCGCCTTTTTCCTGGCGTTCATGGGCGCCATGCTCGGGCTGGTGATCTCCGGCAACCTGATCCAGATCGTGTTCTTCTGGGAGCTGACCAGCCTCTTCTCGTTCCTTTTGATCGGCTACTGGCACCACCGCGCCGATGCCCGGCGTGGCGCTTATATGGCGCTGATGGTCACCGGTGCCGGGGGACTATGCCTGCTGGCGGGGGTCATGATCCTCGGCCATGTCGTCGGCAGCTATGACCTGGACAAGGTCCTGGCCGCCGGCGATCAGATTCGCGCACATGCCCTCTACCCTATCCTGCTCCCCCTCATCCTCATCGGCGCCCTCAGCAAAAGCGCGCAGTTCCCCTTCCATTTCTGGCTGCCGCACGCCATGGCGGCGCCCACTCCGGTTTCGGCTTATCTGCACTCGGCGACCATGGTCAAGGCTGGAGTGTTTCTGCTTGCGCGTCTGTGGCCGTCATTGTCCGGCAGTGAAGAATGGTTCTACATCGTCAGCGGCGCCGGTGCGTGTACGTTGTTGCTCGGCGCCTATTGCGCAATGTTCCAGAACGACCTCAAGGGCCTGCTGGCCTACTCGACCATCAGCCATCTGGGCCTGATCACCTTGCTGCTGGGCCTGAACAGCCCGCTGGCGGCGGTCGCGGCGGTGTTCCACATCCTCAATCATGCGACCTTCAAGGCTTCGCTGTTCATGGCCGCCGGGATCATCGACCACGAAAGCGGCACCCGCGACATCCGCAAGCTCAGCGGCCTGATCAAACTGATTCCGTTCACCGCCACATTGGCGATGGTTGCCAGTGCGTCGATGGCTGGCGTGCCGTTGCTCAACGGCTTCCTGTCGAAAGAAATGTTTTTCGCCGAAACCGTGTTCATCAACGCCACCGCGTGGGTTGAAGCGGCGTTGCCGATTGTCGCGACCATCGCCGGGACCTTCAGCGTCGCCTACTCGCTGCGCTTCACCGTCGACGTGTTCTTCGGCCCGACCGCTACCGATCTGCCGCACACCCCGCACGAACCACCGCGCTGGATGCGTGCGCCGGTCGAACTGCTGGTGTTCACCTGCCTGATCGTCGGGATCTTCCCGGCGCAAGTGGTCGGCCCGCTGCTCGCGGCCGCCGCACTGCCAGTGGTGGGTGGAACGCTGCCTGAGTACAGTCTGGCGATCTGGCACGGTCTCAACGCGCCGATGATCATGAGCCTGATCGCCATGTCCGGCGGCATCGTGGTCTATCTGCTGCTGCGCAACCAGCTCAAGCGTGGCCGCTTCAAATACCCGCCGCTGGTGGGCCGCTTCAACGGCAAGCGCCTGTTCGAGCGCAGTCTGGTCCTGATGATGCGCATGGCCCGCCGGGTCGAACGCCGACTTGGCACCCGCCGCCTGCAGATGCAACTGTTCCTGATGGTGTTGGCGGCGGTCCTCGCCGGCCTGATCCCGATGCTGCACAGCAGCCTGAGCTGGGGCGACCGGCCGAAGATTCCGGGTTCCATCGTGTTCGTCACCCTGTGGCTGCTGGCGATTGCCTGCGCCCTCGGCGCCGCGTGGCAAGCCAAGTATCACCGTCTCGCGGCCCTGACCATGGTCAGCGTCTGCGGGCTGATGACCTGCGTGACCTTCGTCTGGTTCTCGGCGCCGGATCTGGCGCTGACGCAACTGGCGGTGGAAGTGGTGACCACGGTGCTGATCCTGCTCGGCCTGCGCTGGCTGCCACGACGCATCGAAGAAGTCTCGCCATTGCCGTCGAGCCTGCGCAAGGCCCGGGTACGGCGCTTGCGCGACTTGCTGCTGTCGATTGCCGTCGGTGCCGGCATGGCGCTGTTGTCCTACGCAATGCTGACGCGGCAGACGCCCAACGACATTTCCTCGTTCTACCTCAGCCGGGCCATGCCCGAGGGCGGTGGCAGCAACGTGGTCAACGTGATGCTGGTGGACTTCCGTGGCTTCGACACCCTCGGTGAAATCACCGTGCTGGTGGCCGTGGCGCTGACCGTGTTCGCCCTGCTGCGACGTTTCCGCCCGCCAAAAGAAAGCCTGCAGTTGCCGGCCCAACAACGCCTGCTCGCGCCGGACGTGGTCACCGATCTGGTCAACCCGCGCAGCGCCAGCGACACCGCGCTGGGCTTCATGATGGTGCCCGCGGTGCTGGTGCGCCTGTTGCTGCCGATTGCGCTGGTGGTGTCGTTCTACCTGTTCATGCGCGGCCACAACCAGCCGGGCGGCGGTTTCGTCGCCGGACTGGTGATGTCGGTGGCGTTCATCCTGCAATACATGGTTGCCGGTACGCAGTGGGTCGAGGCGCAAATGAGCCTGCGACCGCTGCGCTGGATGGGCACTGGCCTGCTGTTCGCCACCGCCACCGGTCTTGGGGCGATGGCGGTCGGTTATCCGTTCCTGACCACCCACACCTGGCATTTCGCCTTGCCGCTGCTGGGCGAGATCCATATCGCCAGCGCACTGTTCTTCGACATCGGCGTGTACGCCGTGGTGGTCGGTTCGACGTTGCTGATCCTGACCGCCCTCGCCCATCAATCGGTGCGGGGTCACAAGACCGCGTCACTGCCCAAGTCCGTCGCCAGCAAAGGAGCCGTCTGA
- a CDS encoding monovalent cation/H+ antiporter subunit D, with the protein MMAMTHLIAAPILLPLLTAAIMLMLGEKHRPLKAKINLFSSLVGLFISVMLLQWTQTTGVPGSIGVYLPGNWQAPFGIVLVVDRLSALMLVLTGIIGVSALLFAMARWDGAGSSFHALFQIQLMGLYGAFLTADLFNLFVFFEVLLAASYGLLLHGSGRARVSSGLHYISINLLASSLFLIGAALIYGVTGTLNMADLALKIPLVPEADRGLLHAGAGILAVAFLAKAGMWPLNFWLVPAYSSASAPVAAMFAIMTKVGVYTLLRLWTLLFSGQAGASAFFGGDWLIYGGMATIACAALAILAAQRLERMASLSILVSAGILLSAVGFAQPNLIGAALFYLVSSTLALSALFLLAELIERSRSANEIPLEDESELLPRPQESLQPPKGINLDDEQKAVVGQVIPWTMAFLGLSFIACALLIIGMPPLSGFIGKLSLIGALLNPLGLGGEAPISSAAWALLTLLILSGLASLMALARMGVQRFWTPEERPSPLLRKLECAPIFLLLGLSIALTFKAEPLLRYTQATADALNNPQQYVMAVLGTRAVPSPEAKAAMLEVQP; encoded by the coding sequence ATGATGGCGATGACCCACCTGATCGCCGCACCGATCCTGCTGCCGCTGCTGACCGCCGCCATCATGTTGATGCTCGGCGAAAAGCACCGACCGTTGAAGGCGAAAATCAACTTGTTCTCGAGCCTCGTCGGCCTGTTCATTTCGGTGATGCTGCTGCAGTGGACGCAAACCACCGGCGTGCCCGGTTCCATTGGCGTGTATCTGCCGGGCAACTGGCAAGCACCGTTCGGCATCGTGCTGGTGGTCGATCGCCTGTCGGCCTTGATGCTGGTACTGACCGGGATCATCGGCGTCAGCGCCCTGCTGTTCGCCATGGCGCGCTGGGACGGCGCGGGATCGAGCTTCCACGCGCTGTTCCAGATTCAGCTGATGGGCCTGTACGGCGCCTTCCTCACCGCCGACCTGTTCAACCTGTTCGTGTTCTTCGAAGTGCTGCTCGCCGCCTCTTATGGTCTGTTGCTGCACGGTTCGGGTCGGGCGCGGGTTTCGTCGGGGCTGCATTACATCTCGATCAACCTGCTGGCCTCGTCACTGTTCCTGATTGGCGCTGCGCTGATCTACGGCGTCACCGGCACCCTGAACATGGCCGATCTGGCGCTGAAGATTCCGCTGGTGCCGGAAGCCGATCGTGGCTTGCTGCACGCCGGTGCGGGGATTCTTGCGGTGGCATTCCTGGCCAAGGCCGGCATGTGGCCGCTGAACTTCTGGCTGGTGCCGGCCTACTCCTCGGCCAGTGCGCCGGTGGCGGCGATGTTCGCGATCATGACCAAGGTCGGCGTCTACACCCTGCTGCGTCTGTGGACGCTGCTGTTCTCCGGGCAGGCCGGGGCTTCGGCGTTCTTCGGTGGCGACTGGCTGATCTACGGCGGCATGGCGACCATCGCCTGCGCGGCGCTGGCGATTCTGGCCGCGCAACGCCTGGAACGCATGGCCAGCCTGAGCATTCTGGTGTCGGCCGGGATTCTGCTGTCGGCGGTGGGTTTCGCTCAGCCGAACCTGATCGGCGCGGCGCTGTTCTATCTGGTCAGCTCGACTCTCGCCCTGAGTGCACTGTTCCTGCTGGCAGAGTTGATCGAGCGCTCGCGTTCGGCCAACGAGATTCCGCTGGAGGATGAAAGCGAGTTGCTGCCGCGTCCGCAGGAATCGCTGCAACCGCCCAAAGGCATCAACCTCGATGACGAGCAGAAAGCCGTGGTCGGTCAGGTCATCCCATGGACCATGGCATTTCTCGGCCTGAGTTTCATCGCGTGTGCGCTGCTGATCATCGGCATGCCGCCGCTGTCCGGGTTCATCGGCAAGCTCAGCCTGATCGGCGCCCTGCTCAATCCGCTGGGGCTGGGCGGCGAAGCGCCGATCTCGAGCGCTGCATGGGCGCTGCTGACGCTGCTGATCCTCTCCGGACTGGCTTCGCTGATGGCATTGGCGCGCATGGGCGTCCAGCGTTTCTGGACGCCCGAGGAACGCCCGTCGCCGCTGCTGCGCAAGCTTGAATGCGCGCCGATCTTCCTGTTGCTGGGGCTGAGCATCGCGCTGACCTTCAAGGCCGAACCGCTGCTGCGTTACACCCAGGCCACCGCCGACGCGCTGAACAACCCGCAGCAATACGTGATGGCGGTGCTCGGCACCCGCGCCGTGCCAAGTCCTGAAGCCAAAGCGGCGATGCTGGAGGTGCAGCCATGA
- the ppnN gene encoding nucleotide 5'-monophosphate nucleosidase PpnN, with the protein MTQRHVINASVSPKGSLETLSQREVQQLSEAGSGSTYTLFRQCALAILNTGAHVDNAKTILEAYKDFEIRIHQQDRGVRLELLNAPADAFVDGEMIASTREMLFSALRDIVYTENELDSQRIDLSTSQGISDYVFHLLRNARTLRPGVEPKIVVCWGGHSINTEEYKYTKKVGHELGLRSLDICTGCGPGVMKGPMKGATIAHAKQRIHGGRYLGLTEPGIIAAEAPNPIVNELVILPDIEKRLEAFVRVGHGIIIFPGGAGTAEEFLYLLGILMHPDNEGLPFPVILTGPKHAAPYLEQLDAFVTATLGDAAKQHYQIIIDDPAEVARQMTSGLKAVKQFRRERNDAFHFNWLLKIDESFQRPFDPTHENMANLKLHRDQPPHELAANLRRAFSGIVAGNVKDKGIRLIEEHGPYQIRGDAAIMQPLDALLKAFVAQHRMKLPGGAAYVPCYRVVA; encoded by the coding sequence ATGACCCAACGACACGTAATCAACGCCTCGGTCAGCCCGAAAGGCAGCCTGGAAACCCTTTCTCAACGTGAAGTGCAGCAACTGAGCGAAGCCGGATCCGGCAGCACCTACACCCTCTTCCGCCAGTGCGCCCTGGCCATCCTCAATACCGGCGCCCATGTCGACAACGCAAAAACCATTCTTGAAGCCTACAAGGACTTCGAAATCCGCATTCACCAGCAGGATCGCGGCGTGCGCCTCGAACTGCTGAACGCCCCGGCCGACGCCTTCGTCGACGGCGAAATGATCGCCAGCACCCGCGAGATGCTGTTCAGCGCCCTGCGCGACATCGTCTACACCGAAAACGAACTCGACAGCCAACGCATCGACCTCAGCACCTCGCAAGGCATCAGCGACTACGTGTTCCACCTGTTGCGCAACGCGCGCACCCTGCGCCCCGGTGTGGAGCCGAAAATCGTCGTGTGCTGGGGCGGTCACTCGATCAACACCGAAGAATACAAATACACCAAGAAAGTCGGCCACGAACTGGGCCTGCGCAGCCTAGACATCTGCACCGGTTGCGGCCCCGGTGTGATGAAAGGCCCGATGAAGGGCGCAACCATCGCCCACGCCAAGCAGCGCATCCACGGTGGGCGCTACCTCGGCCTGACCGAGCCGGGGATCATCGCCGCCGAAGCGCCGAACCCGATCGTCAATGAGCTGGTGATCCTGCCGGACATCGAAAAACGCTTGGAAGCGTTCGTCCGGGTCGGCCACGGCATCATCATCTTCCCGGGCGGCGCCGGTACCGCCGAAGAGTTCCTGTACCTGCTGGGCATCCTGATGCACCCGGACAACGAAGGCCTGCCGTTCCCGGTGATCCTGACCGGGCCGAAACATGCCGCGCCGTATCTGGAACAGCTCGACGCCTTCGTCACCGCGACCCTCGGCGATGCGGCAAAGCAGCACTACCAGATCATCATCGACGACCCGGCCGAAGTCGCCCGGCAGATGACCTCCGGCCTCAAAGCGGTGAAGCAGTTCCGCCGCGAGCGCAACGACGCATTTCACTTCAACTGGCTGCTGAAGATCGACGAAAGCTTCCAGCGTCCGTTCGATCCGACCCACGAAAACATGGCCAACCTCAAGCTGCACCGCGACCAGCCGCCCCACGAACTGGCGGCCAACCTGCGCCGCGCGTTCTCCGGGATCGTCGCCGGCAACGTCAAGGACAAGGGCATTCGTCTGATCGAAGAACACGGGCCGTATCAGATCCGCGGTGACGCGGCGATCATGCAGCCGCTCGACGCACTGCTCAAAGCCTTCGTCGCCCAACACCGAATGAAACTGCCGGGCGGCGCGGCGTATGTGCCGTGCTATCGCGTGGTGGCATAA
- a CDS encoding DMT family transporter has protein sequence MTSVNESSTSLRFSRFSKAECVLVLITMVWGGTFLLVQHAMTVSGPMFFVGLRFAAAACIVALFSWRHLRELTLFELKAGSFIGVAIMLGYGLQTVGLQTIPSSQSAFITALYVPFVPLLQWLVLGRRPGLMPSIGIMLAFTGLMLLSGPSGASLNFSPGEIATLISAIAIAAEIILISTYAGQVDVRRVTVVQLAATSVLSFLLVVPTGEALPDFSWTLLVTALGLGAASAAIQVAMNWAQKSVSPTRATLIYAGEPVWAGIVGRIAGERLPAIALVGAGLIVAAVIVSELKTKGKVDVEVEGALENDSGN, from the coding sequence ATGACGTCAGTGAACGAATCTTCCACCTCTCTCCGCTTTTCCCGCTTCAGCAAGGCCGAGTGCGTGCTGGTGCTGATCACCATGGTCTGGGGCGGCACGTTCCTGCTGGTGCAACACGCGATGACCGTCAGCGGCCCGATGTTTTTTGTCGGCCTGCGCTTTGCCGCTGCGGCGTGCATCGTCGCGCTGTTCTCCTGGCGTCACTTGCGTGAACTCACGTTGTTTGAACTCAAGGCCGGATCCTTCATCGGTGTGGCAATCATGCTCGGTTACGGCCTGCAGACGGTGGGCCTGCAAACGATCCCGAGCAGCCAGTCGGCATTCATCACCGCGCTGTACGTGCCCTTCGTGCCGTTGCTGCAATGGCTGGTGCTGGGCCGTCGTCCGGGGTTGATGCCAAGCATCGGCATCATGCTGGCGTTTACCGGGTTGATGCTGTTGTCCGGGCCTTCCGGGGCTTCGCTGAATTTCAGCCCCGGAGAAATCGCCACGCTGATCAGCGCCATCGCGATTGCCGCCGAGATCATTCTGATCAGCACCTACGCCGGTCAGGTCGATGTGCGTCGGGTGACCGTGGTGCAACTGGCGGCGACCTCGGTGCTGTCGTTCCTGCTGGTGGTGCCGACAGGTGAAGCACTCCCGGATTTTTCCTGGACCTTGCTGGTGACTGCTCTGGGCCTCGGCGCGGCGAGTGCGGCGATTCAGGTGGCGATGAATTGGGCGCAGAAAAGCGTTTCGCCGACCCGGGCAACCTTGATCTATGCCGGTGAGCCGGTCTGGGCCGGGATCGTCGGGCGGATTGCCGGGGAGCGTCTGCCGGCGATTGCCTTGGTTGGCGCGGGGTTGATTGTGGCGGCGGTGATTGTCAGTGAGTTGAAGACCAAGGGTAAGGTTGACGTCGAAGTTGAGGGTGCCCTGGAGAACGACAGCGGCAATTGA
- a CDS encoding XRE family transcriptional regulator — MHKDSSQRASVLQHVSHNVRRLRHAADMSQTALAEKSGVSRRMLVAIEAGEKNVSLTTLDRVAEALDVAFSDLIQAPDARDTSRINEVAWAGVIPGSKAVLLSKATATREVEQWEWCLQPGEIYPSQPDADGWSEQIYVFEGCLTLTVGDVTNTISTGEFFMFASNQPHGYRNDGTVAVRFVRNVVI; from the coding sequence GTGCACAAAGATTCCAGCCAACGGGCGTCCGTCCTGCAACACGTCAGCCACAACGTCCGGCGCCTGCGCCACGCTGCCGACATGAGCCAGACCGCGCTGGCGGAAAAGTCCGGCGTCAGTCGGCGCATGCTGGTGGCGATCGAGGCTGGGGAAAAGAATGTCAGCCTGACCACCCTTGATCGCGTTGCCGAAGCGCTCGACGTGGCCTTCAGCGACCTGATCCAGGCCCCCGACGCACGCGATACCAGCCGCATCAACGAGGTGGCCTGGGCCGGCGTCATTCCGGGGAGTAAAGCGGTGCTGTTGTCCAAGGCCACCGCCACCCGCGAGGTCGAGCAATGGGAATGGTGCCTGCAGCCGGGCGAAATCTATCCCTCACAACCGGACGCCGATGGCTGGAGTGAACAGATTTATGTGTTCGAAGGTTGCCTGACGCTGACGGTCGGCGATGTGACCAACACCATTTCCACTGGCGAGTTTTTCATGTTTGCCAGCAACCAGCCGCACGGCTATCGCAACGACGGAACGGTCGCGGTGCGGTTTGTGCGTAATGTGGTGATTTGA